The nucleotide window GCCGCTGCCCGTTGGCACTTCGATCCCCAGTAGCTTTTTTCCTGGGCTGGCTGGCAACGGTACGCTACTGGCCGACACCGGTGCATTGCCGTTTTCCACGGCTACTTATACGGGAACGTTGCGAAGCGAAGTATTTACGAACGATGCAGCCAATCCGTTTGGCCAAGGCAACCTCACGTTTACCTACTTGATTACGGATGATACCGGTCCGGATTCCATTGATCGGTTTACTATCGACGGCTACGGCGCCGGCGGCATATCGACTGATGCTAGTTATCAAGCGCCAACCACGGGCGTCATTCCCGCGACTTTCGATCGGAGCGCATCGGGGGACGTGCTCGGTGCGTCGTTCAGCCTTCCTGCGCTGGGTTTTGGAGTCGTGGCGCCTGGAACGGCGAGCGCTTTGGTAGTCATTCATACCAACTCTCAAGTGTTTACAGCAAACTCTGCCTTTGTGATCGACAGCAACACGGCGCAAGTGGCGACATTGGCTCCTGTGGCTGTGCCTGAGCCGGCATCGCTCGTTCTGTTGGCGATTGGCTCCCTTCTTGCTTTGTTTTGGGCACGGCGATAGTTCGCGTGTATGCCGTGGGTGCTGCCGGCGCGACCAACGGTCGCGGCTTTATACGCAAGCGCGGGCTACTTCGCGGTTGGCTTATCGCTGAAGTGGCTGACGTCGATAAACGGGACGGCGCCGGAAGTGACTTTGGGGAGCGTGCCGTCCCATTTTTCTAGGGCGCGGAGCTGCAAAATCATGGGGTTATCGCGCAGGGCATTGGCTTCGATTTGCATGGCGTCGGCCTTTCCCTTGGCAATGGCGACGGTTTGCTGGGCCTCGAACTCTTTTTGCGAGAGCAAGTTTTTCGCGGCCAGGGCGTTTTGCTCCGCCGTGACTTTGGCTTCGATCGCCTGATTGAACGACGCGCTGAAATCGAAGTTCACAATGTTCAGCGCCTCGATTTTCAAGCCCAGCGGGTTCAGCTTTTCGCCGATGAGCTTGGCGATGGCTTCGCGCACGTCTTCGCGCTTGGAAACCAATTCCTCGGCCGTGTACTGGGCAATGATCGCCTTAATGCTTTCCTGCATGGCGGGCGCGACCGCGGTTTGTAAATAATCGGCCCCAATAGTTTGATACAGCAATGCGCATTTATCGGGCAGGACGCTAAGATTGAGCGCGACCACCGTTTTCACGCTTTGCAAATCTTTGCTGGCTCCGTCGGTTTCCACCTGCTCCTTTTGCATGCGCACGTCCATGGGAACGATGTGATCGACGAACGGCGTTTTGCTGTAAAAGCCTTCCGGCTTAATTTCGCCGGTGACCGCGCCCATCCGCAACACCACGCCGCGGTGGCCGGCATCGATGGTTCCCCAGGAGCCGAAGGCGATGACCAAAGCAATCACCACAATGACCCCGACAATCAACGCGGCATACGGTTTCATGGAATATCCTTTCATGCGATTCTTTCCCTAGTGACTGTATATTATGTCTTCGCCGGAGCGGTGACGATCTTTGAAAGTTGGTCTATTCTGATCCACCTGAAGAATAGCATTCTGCTATGACCGGCCGGAAAGTAATTGAACAGCAGTAGTTGCGATGGGGTTGAAGCCAATCGCTTTTTGGTCCCCCTTCGCTGCGGGCTTCAAGTGGGTGGATCGAGGCAATTTGCGTCGCAGCGGTTCTCCGCATCGCGGGCAAATTTTTTCGGCCGCTTTTTCTTTCCCTTTCTACCAGTTTTTGCCAATCGGCAAAAATGTTTTTTCCCAAACTCCTTGCAAATTCGGAACATCTAGTTAAATTGAAAAACAGTTTATTAGGGGGGTACCTGCTACGAACTTTTAATTCTTGTTATTCCCGAGGTGTGATTTGCCCGCAAAAACTCCTGCCGATCAGCCGACCGAGGGCGAGATTGGCAACCGCGTTCCTACCGTTGGAGAATCTTCTCCACCCACCCTGCCTGCAGCTCCGCAAATTAAAGTCGATGACAGCAAGGCGTATGCGAGTTACGCGAATTTTTGTCGCGTGACGGGCACGCCGGAAGAATTGATCATCGATTTTTCCCTGAACCCGCAGCCGGTTGGTATTCCTACCGAACCGTTGGTGATATCGCAACGGATTGTCACGAACTTCTTCACGGCGAAACGGTTAGTGGCCGCGCTGTCAGTAACCATTCAGCGTCATGAAGCGGCTTTTGGCGTGTTGGAAACCAACATCCAAAAGCGAATTACCCCGCAAGCGCGCGGCAGCACCTAACGGGCTGCGCGATTTTGCCGCCGGTAAATCAATTTCCCCGCGAATATTTAAATTGATTTTTTAGCGTTGTATTTTCCCCGTGTTCCAATCCATAAGGGAATTTCACTTCGGATCGCCGAGGATTCACACGCGATTGCCGCCAGGCGGAGTGTAGACGAACCGCAGGTTCGTTAAGCACTCTGGATTGGGCAGGCGGCAAATGACCACGCGATGCGTGTTTTGGGTTAGGCCAGGTAGGGGGCAGAAGCGAAACGATGCAGACGCAGTTTTCTGGCATAGAACTGCGCCGTGGCAACAACAGGACGTGCAACGAAGAGGCTACGTGTGCTTTGCTTTTCCCGCAATTTGCGTTTTTGCGTTAGGCGGTTGAGTCGCTTAGGGAGCGGCCTTCCTCGTGGGCGTGCCAGTTTGGCGTGCGCCAGCGAAATTCTCAGATGCCGCAGCCTCGGCGCTGCTGGCTTAATCTGCGGACGGGAATTGCCGGTAATAGGTTGTAAAAGTATTGGCGGAGTTGTTTTTGACTGTTTGAAAAGTGTGCTTTTGGAATTTGCACAGTGATTTTGGAATTTGCAAAAGGAAGTGTAGTATGAGACGCGTGGCTGCTGCCGGTGGGCGTCGTCGTGTGAGCAAACCCAATTCTTGGATTCGCCGCCTGGGGCGGTTTAAGAATCGCTTCCCGCAATTGCTGCGGACCGATTTCTGGCGCACCAGCGGCCGGCGCCGCCTGTGGAATTCGATGTTCCGCGCCCGCGGAAAGGCCCAGGGCGAAACGCCCGACATTCCCACCGTGACGGTTCGCCGCAAGCCGAAGCGCGCCGCGGTAAGACAAACCGCGCGGCAAGCGTCCCCGCCCCGCTGGTTGGAAAATCTAGAGCCGCGGCGCATGCTGGCCGCAAGCCCCGTGTTGTATGTCGATAATAACTGGACCCTGGTGCACGATGACGGCAGCCACACGCTCTCGGTGGGCGACCTGGTTTCCGACGGCGTCAACACCAACTTGGTGTATGGAACGCAGGCGTTCGGCAAGGTGACTAGCTCTACCGATCCGAATGTCACCATTTCTTCGCCCACTTCGGTCGCCGGCGCGGCAACCATTCAAGATGCAATCAATCTGGCGGAAACTTCGGCTACCGGATTCAGTTTCATCAATGTGTATGCCGGATCGTACAGCGGCCCGTTGAATATCAGCCCCAGCTCGACGCAAAATCTGACCATCATCAATCTCGATTCTTCCGGCAACCCGGCGCTGGGCGTGCTGGGAAGCGTGGTGATTAACGCGGGCAGTGCCTCGACGGGAATCACCATCGGCAGCAATGCGACGGCGACCATTTCGGGCATTAAGCTGCAAGGCATTGGCATCGCCGGCACGGGCATTAACGACAAGGGCGTTTTAGATTTGCTCGACAGCCAGGTAGCGCTGTCCGGCGGCGCGCTCATTGGCATTAACGTCGATAATAGCGGCGGCGGCTCGACCGGGTTTCTGTTTGCACAATCCGACCAGGTCAGCGGCGCCGGTTTGTTTGGCATTGAGGCCGGCGGCGGCGCCAACGCGCAAGCCACCATCGACAAGAGCGAAATCACGGACAGCGGCACCGCGGATGTGGCCGTCTCAGCCGGAAACGTGACTATTACAAACAGCATTCTCAGCAGCACCGCTGCCAGTGCGCGCGGCCTGCTGGTGCTGAGCGCGGGAAACGCTTCGGTATATGGCAGCGATTTATCGAACAACCCGATTCCGGTCACCAACACAAATACGGCCACAACCATTGATGCTTCCGGCAACTGGTGGGGCAACACCAGCGAAACCACCGTGCTGGGCGAAACGCAGGGCAGCGTCGACATTACGCCGTACTTAGACAGCGGAACCGATACCGACGGCGGCGCGGTTGGCTTCCTGGGCGATTTTTCGCAACTGAGCGTTACAGCACTCGGCCCGCAAGTAGAGGCCACGGGGCGCATTCAGGAAGCGGTGACTGATTTAACCGCGGGCGGCACCATCCACGTGAATGCCGGAACGTATGCAGAAAACGTAACGATTGATAAGTCGTTGAGTTTACTAGGGGCCCAAGTAGGAAATAGCGCAAGCACACGTTTCGGCAACTTCGCCAGCGGCAAGGCTGACCCGGCGGTGGAAGCTATTCTCACGACGCCTAGCGTCGATAACGGCAGCGGCCCGCCGTTTAACGATTTAATTCGCGTCACTGCCGACGATGTAACCATCGACGGCCTGGTTCTGGACGGCAACAATGCCGCGCTCGTTCAAACCGGCGCGACGGAAGTGGGCGGGGTCGATGCAGACGCACGCCGTGGCATCGACAACATCGACACCACCGGCACGCCAATTTCCATCAGCGGGCTGACGGTTCAAAACGACATTTTGCAGAACTTCGATGACCGCGCCATTTCGCTGTTCAACAACGGCGACCTACCGGCCACCAACGACGCCATTGCCGGGAACGTCATCAGCAATTTTGCCGGCTTTGGCGTGCTGCTCTTGGACGATGCTTATGCCGACATCACCCACAATACGATCCTCGGCCCCACGTTTGCCACCGGCATTCAACTGCAAAACTTCTTCGGCGGCGTCGACAGCATGACGTGGTCGAACAACAACATCACCCTTGGCCAAGACGGCACGGGCATTTTCGTCAACCTGTTTTATGCGCCCGGGGCTACGGTAAGTATCACCGGCAACACCATCAACGCCGCCAGCGGCGTCACGCCTGGAGATAGTAGCGGACTCACCTTCGGCATTGGCGTGGACAGCGTGCAGGCGGGCGCCAGCGTCACGCTGACCAGCAACATCATTGGAAACAACGGCCCCACCGGCGGCGAATTTGACCGCGGCGTTGATTTTTGGGATGACCCGACCAGCGCCACCATTAGTTATACCGGCGGCTCGATTAGCAACGCGCGCGTGGGCGTGGAATTGGACAATGTCGATCCATTCTTCGGCGGCGCGAATGTAGACACCACGGTTAGCGTCAGCGGCGTCACCATCAGCGCCGTGCAATACGGCGTGCTGGTGAACGGCACGCCGCTGGCCGATGCCTCGCTGCTGGTTGGCCCGTCCGGTGGCGGCAACCCCAACGTGGTGGCCGGCAGCGTTTCGCTGGACCTGGCAGGCAGCTCGATCACGACCAGTAGCCCCACGGGCGTGGATGTTTTGGTTGAGGCGCAATCCACCGGCACGTTCACCGCCGGGGTCGATCTGACC belongs to Pirellulales bacterium and includes:
- a CDS encoding DUF3467 domain-containing protein is translated as MPAKTPADQPTEGEIGNRVPTVGESSPPTLPAAPQIKVDDSKAYASYANFCRVTGTPEELIIDFSLNPQPVGIPTEPLVISQRIVTNFFTAKRLVAALSVTIQRHEAAFGVLETNIQKRITPQARGST
- a CDS encoding PEP-CTERM sorting domain-containing protein produces the protein MATYAFSATRAVGIRFLSFSLVVICGLALATIARATPLPVGTSIPSSFFPGLAGNGTLLADTGALPFSTATYTGTLRSEVFTNDAANPFGQGNLTFTYLITDDTGPDSIDRFTIDGYGAGGISTDASYQAPTTGVIPATFDRSASGDVLGASFSLPALGFGVVAPGTASALVVIHTNSQVFTANSAFVIDSNTAQVATLAPVAVPEPASLVLLAIGSLLALFWARR
- a CDS encoding prohibitin family protein → MKGYSMKPYAALIVGVIVVIALVIAFGSWGTIDAGHRGVVLRMGAVTGEIKPEGFYSKTPFVDHIVPMDVRMQKEQVETDGASKDLQSVKTVVALNLSVLPDKCALLYQTIGADYLQTAVAPAMQESIKAIIAQYTAEELVSKREDVREAIAKLIGEKLNPLGLKIEALNIVNFDFSASFNQAIEAKVTAEQNALAAKNLLSQKEFEAQQTVAIAKGKADAMQIEANALRDNPMILQLRALEKWDGTLPKVTSGAVPFIDVSHFSDKPTAK